One window from the genome of Clarias gariepinus isolate MV-2021 ecotype Netherlands chromosome 15, CGAR_prim_01v2, whole genome shotgun sequence encodes:
- the LOC128543339 gene encoding eukaryotic initiation factor 4A-II-like: protein MSSSSADYNSSRDRDHEGPEGMEPDGIIESNWNEITDNFDDMNLKETLLRGIYAYGFEKPSAIQQRAIIPCIKGYDVIAQAQSGTGKTATFAISILQQLDLELKETQAMVLAPTRELAQQIQKVILALGDYMGATCHACIGGTNVRNEMQKLQAEAYHIVVGTPGRVFDMLNRRFLSPKWIKMFVLDEADEMLSRGFKDQIYEIFQKLSTNIQVVLLSATMPSEVLEVTKKFMRDPIRILVKKEELTLEGIKQFYINVEREEWKLDTLCDLYETLTITQAVIFLNTRRKVDWLTEKMHARDFTVSALHGDMDQKERDVIMREFRSGSSRVLITTDLLARGIDVQQVSLVINYDLPTNRDSYIHRIGRGGRFGRKGVAINFVTEEDKRILRDIETFYNTTVEEMPMNVADLI from the exons ATGTCCAGCAGTTCGGCAGATTATAACAG CTCCAGAGACCGAGACCATGAAGGCCCTGAGGGAATGGAGCCTGATGGTATCATCGAG AGCAACTGGAACGAGATTACAGACAATTTCGATGACATGAACTTGAAGGAGACGCTCCTTCGTGGTATTTACGCGTACGGTTTTGAGAAACCGTCAGCTATTCAGCAGAGGGCAATCATTCCATGCATTAAAG gttatgaCGTTATTGCTCAGGCTCAGTCAGGCACTGGCAAGACAGCCACGTTCGCTATCTCCATCCTGCAGCAGCTGGATCTGGAGCTGAAGGAGACCCAGGCCATGGTGCTGGCTCCTACCAGAGAGCTGGCCCAACAG atCCAGAAAGTCATCCTGGCACTCGGTGACTACATGGGTGCCACATGCCACGCTTGCATCGGGGGCACGAACGTGCGAAACGAGATGCAGAAACTCCAAGCCGAGGCGTACCACATAGTGGTCGGGACACCGGGTCGCGTGTTCGACATGTTGAACAGGAGGTTTCTGT CTCCAAAATGGATCAAGATGTTTGTTCTGGACGAAGCCGATGAAATGCTGAGTCGAGGATTTAAGGATCAGATCTATGAAATTTTCCAGAAGCTAAGCACCAACATTCAG GTCGTGCTCCTCTCTGCCACGATGCCCAGTGAGGTTTTGGAAGTAACCAAAAAGTTTATGCGGGACCCCATTCGCATCCTTGTGAAAAAGGAGGAGCTTACTCTGGAGGGTATTAAGCAGTTCTACATCAACGTGGAAAGAGAG GAGTGGAAGTTGGACACGCTGTGTGACCTTTATGAGACTCTGACTATCACCCAGGCCGTGATCTTCCTGAACACCAGGAGGAAGGTGGACTGGCTGACCGAGAAGATGCACGCTCGGGACTTCACCGTCTCTGCTTTG CATGGAGACATGGACCAGAAGGAACGCGATGTGATCATGAGGGAGTTCCGGTCCGGATCCAGTAGGGTCCTGATCACTACAGATTTGCTG gcTCGCGGCATTGACGTGCAGCAAGTGTCCCTAGTCATTAACTACGATCTGCCCACCAACCGAGACAGCTACATCCACAG AATCGGACGAGGCGGTCGTTTCGGCAGGAAGGGCGTGGCTATTAACTTTGTCACCGAGGAGGACAAGAGGATTCTTCGTGACATTGAGACTTTTTACAACACTACAGTCGAGGAGATGCCCATGAACGTAGCTGATCTGATTTAA
- the rfc4 gene encoding replication factor C subunit 4 gives MQAFLKGSTQSVKAQKEKVTASSSGDHKRQKPVPWVEKYRPKCVDDVAFQEEVVAVLKKSLEGADLPNLLFYGPPGTGKTSTILAAARELYGPELYRQRVLELNASDERGIQVIREKVKSFAQLTVAGTRTDGKSCPPFKIIILDEADSMTNAAQAALRRTMEKESRTTRFCLICNYVSRIIEPLTSRCSKFRFKPLGDEIQQERLVEICQKENLKYSKEGIDALVKVSEGDLRKAITLLQSAARLSAEKDITESVVIEIAGVVPPKVIENLLQTCHKGNFEKLEVAVKNMIDEGYAATQILSQLHDVIIKEKLGDKQKSVITENMAVVDKCLADGADEYLQLLNLSSVIMQQATQST, from the exons ATGCAGGCGTTTCTGAAGGGATCTACACAGAGTGTTAAAGCACAGAAGGAAAAAGTTACAGCTTCGAGCAGTGGAGATCATAAGCGACAGAAACCAGTGCCCTGGGTGGAGAAGTA CAGACCAAAGTGCGTAGATGACGTCGCTTTCCAAGAGGAGGTTGTTGCAGTTTTGAAGAAATCACTAGAGGGCGCTGAT CTGCCAAATCTTCTGTTTTATGGCCCACCTGGAACAGGAAAGACCTCCACTATTCTTGCTGCAGCCAGAGAGCTTTatgg GCCAGAGCTTTACAGACAGCGAGTGCTCGAGCTGAACGCCTCGGACGAGAGAGGGATTCAGGTGATCCGTGAGAAAGTGAAAAGCTTTGCTCAGCTCACAGTGGCAGGGACACGGACAGA TGGAAAATCCTGTCCTCCGTTTAAAATCATCATTCTGGACGAGGCGGATTCCATGACCAATGCGGCTCAGGCCGCTCTCAGACGCACTATGGAGAAGGAGTCGCGCACAACCCGCTTCTGCCTCATCTGTAACTACGTCAGCAG AATCATCGAGCCTTTGACGTCCCGTTGCTCTAAATTCCGCTTTAAACCCCTCGGCGACGAGATTCAGCAGGAACGTCTGGTGGAAATCTGCCAGAAGGAGAATCTCAAatacagcaaagag GGGATTGACGCGCTGGTCAAAGTGTCTGAGGGAGACCTCCGGAAGGCTATAACGCTCCTACAGAGCGCTGCCAGGCTGAGTGCAGAGAAAGACATCACAGAGAGCGTCGTCATAGAGATCGCAGGG gTGGTTCCTCCCAAAGTGATTGAAAATCTGCTTCAAACCTGCCACAAAGGCAACTTTGAAAAATTAGAGGTTGCTGTGAAG AACATGATAGATGAAGGCTATGCTGCTACACAGATTCTCAGCCAGCTCCATGACGTTATTATCAAGGAGAAACTGGGTGACaaacagaaatctgtcatcaCTGAAAATATGGCT gtTGTTGATAAGTGTTTGGCGGACGGAGCTGACGAATACCTGCAGCTGCTCAACCTGTCCTCCGTGATCATGCAACAGGCCACGCAGAGCACCTGA